The following are from one region of the Methanobacterium veterum genome:
- a CDS encoding phytoene/squalene synthase family protein encodes MIDQTIYSIFKGGSKTYFYSTLFFPKNVKEDVFVLYSFLRKADDYVDSIPQDTEGFYSFKERYYQGINGSRTGDVVIDSFVSLIKRKNFDTSWVDSFLASMEMDITKSTYDTMKDLLVYLYGSSEVVGLFMAKIMDLSQDSYENARYLGRAMQYINFIRDIPEDIELGRTYFPQSDLEFFNLESLDEECIRKKSEKFNAFVRKQLDTYYSWQKEAEGGFSYIPFRYLVPIKTASDLYKWTGSQIKKHPHVVYQKKVKPSFPNIISKVLFNSVSAGLSFK; translated from the coding sequence ATGATAGATCAAACCATTTACTCTATATTTAAAGGTGGAAGTAAAACTTATTTTTACAGCACCCTATTTTTCCCTAAAAATGTTAAAGAAGATGTTTTTGTACTTTACAGCTTTTTGAGAAAGGCTGATGACTATGTAGATTCTATTCCTCAAGATACTGAAGGGTTTTATTCTTTTAAAGAGAGATATTATCAGGGAATTAATGGTTCTAGAACAGGAGACGTAGTAATAGATTCGTTTGTTAGCCTTATAAAACGAAAAAATTTTGATACAAGTTGGGTTGATTCATTTTTAGCTTCAATGGAGATGGATATTACAAAATCAACCTATGACACAATGAAAGATCTCCTTGTTTATCTTTATGGTTCTTCTGAAGTTGTGGGGCTTTTTATGGCTAAAATTATGGATTTATCGCAGGATTCTTATGAGAATGCACGTTATTTGGGGAGGGCTATGCAGTATATAAACTTCATAAGGGATATTCCTGAAGATATCGAGCTTGGAAGAACTTATTTTCCTCAAAGTGATCTTGAATTTTTTAATCTTGAATCTCTAGATGAAGAATGTATCCGTAAAAAATCAGAAAAATTCAATGCTTTTGTTAGAAAACAATTAGATACTTATTATTCATGGCAAAAAGAAGCAGAAGGGGGATTCTCTTATATACCTTTTAGATATTTAGTTCCAATTAAAACAGCATCAGATCTTTATAAATGGACGGGATCGCAGATTAAAAAGCATCCTCATGTTGTGTATCAAAAAAAGGTCAAGCCTTCATTTCCTAATATTATTTCTAAAGTTTTATTTAATTCAGTAAGCGCAGGTTTAAGTTTTAAGTGA
- a CDS encoding phytoene desaturase family protein, giving the protein MKAIIVGAGFGGLSLAALLAKNGFNVTVLEKNEQPGGRASVYNDEDFYFDMGPSWYLMPDVYEKFFAEFGKKPEDFFKLERLDPSYRIFFGNKKSVDVAADIEKNYILFDSLEENGAKKLEEYLKSSKELYDFSLNEMLYKDYTSILDFFNGKLLLKGYKMNILENLQHYVNKKFESDEARKILEYAIGFLGGAPANTPSFYHLMSHVDLTMGVFYPQGGMRKVVDSIYKLAQSYGVNFQFNEPVEMLDIHDHNVKRVITSKADYDVDLVIVNADYAHSELNFLTNDNRTYNAKYWDSRVMAPSAMVVYLGVDHTIDKLVHHNLFLDDDWEHGFDTIFDSKKAAWPENPSYYVNVPSRTDSSAAPQGSDTLFILIPLAPGLEDNSKLRENFYNKIMDDLESKIDENIRDHTVVKRIFALDDFKSRYNAYKGTALGLSHTLRQSALWRPAHKSKKVKNLYYSGHYTHPGIGVPMTLISSQIVAGELSGKFL; this is encoded by the coding sequence ATGAAAGCGATAATTGTAGGTGCTGGATTTGGTGGATTGTCTCTAGCAGCATTACTTGCAAAAAATGGATTTAATGTAACAGTCCTTGAAAAAAATGAACAACCTGGCGGAAGGGCTAGTGTTTATAATGATGAAGATTTTTATTTTGATATGGGTCCATCATGGTATCTAATGCCGGATGTATACGAAAAATTCTTTGCTGAGTTTGGGAAGAAACCAGAAGATTTTTTCAAGTTAGAAAGACTTGATCCGTCTTACAGGATATTTTTTGGAAACAAAAAATCTGTAGATGTAGCAGCAGACATTGAAAAAAATTATATTCTTTTTGACAGTCTTGAAGAAAATGGAGCGAAAAAATTAGAAGAATATCTGAAATCTTCAAAGGAATTATACGATTTTTCATTAAATGAAATGTTGTACAAAGATTATACTTCCATACTGGACTTTTTTAACGGTAAACTTCTACTTAAAGGATATAAAATGAATATTTTGGAAAATTTGCAGCACTATGTAAACAAGAAATTTGAAAGTGACGAAGCAAGAAAAATTCTTGAGTATGCTATAGGATTTCTTGGGGGTGCTCCTGCTAATACTCCTTCATTTTACCATCTTATGTCCCATGTAGACCTTACAATGGGAGTTTTTTACCCTCAAGGAGGAATGAGAAAAGTTGTAGATTCAATATATAAACTGGCACAATCATATGGTGTTAACTTTCAATTTAATGAGCCAGTTGAAATGTTGGATATTCATGATCATAACGTTAAAAGAGTTATAACAAGTAAAGCAGATTATGATGTTGATTTAGTTATTGTAAATGCAGATTACGCGCATTCTGAACTAAATTTCCTTACAAATGATAATAGGACATATAATGCTAAATACTGGGATTCAAGGGTTATGGCACCATCTGCAATGGTTGTATATTTAGGTGTTGATCACACAATTGACAAACTGGTTCATCACAATCTCTTTTTAGATGATGACTGGGAACATGGTTTCGATACGATATTTGATTCTAAAAAAGCAGCATGGCCTGAAAATCCTTCTTATTATGTGAATGTTCCATCAAGAACAGATTCATCTGCAGCTCCACAAGGTTCAGATACACTATTTATATTAATACCCCTTGCTCCGGGGCTTGAAGATAATTCTAAACTCCGAGAGAATTTCTATAATAAAATAATGGATGATCTTGAATCTAAAATTGATGAAAACATCAGAGATCATACTGTCGTAAAGCGTATATTCGCGCTAGATGACTTTAAAAGCCGTTATAATGCATATAAAGGAACTGCTTTAGGATTATCTCATACATTAAGGCAGTCTGCATTATGGAGGCCTGCCCATAAAAGCAAGAAAGTTAAAAATTTGTATTATTCTGGCCATTACACACACCCTGGAATTGGAGTTCCAATGACACTTATTTCATCTCAAATCGTCGCAGGTGAGCTTTCAGGTAAATTTTTGTAG